A window of Micromonospora sp. WMMC415 genomic DNA:
CCCGTGGTGGCCGTGCTCGCCGCGCTGGCCGTGTTCGCCGGGCCCGTACCGGCCTCGGCCGCCCCCACGGCACCCCCCAAGCCCTCCGGGCACGACGCGGAGCCGAAGCTGCTCGGCGACCTCATCGAGGCCCGGAACCGCGAATTCGTCAAGGCCCAGGCGCAGCTGGAGAAGTCCCGGGAGCGTCGCCTCGTCCTCGAACTGGAACTCCGGCGCGCGCAGGCCGACCTCGACGCCCTGGCCCCCCAGGTGAACGAGATCGCCGCCCAGTCGTACCGCACCGGCCGGATCGGCGCGATGTCGATGCTGCTCGGCGCGAACACCCCCGACTCGTTCATCGCCCGCGCGTCGGCCCTGGACGAGCTGAACCTCGTCAACGACAAGCGCCTCGCCGTGGTCAACGCGGTGCGGAACCGTGCCCAGCAGGCCAAGCTGGCCCTCGACGCCGAGGTCCGCGAACAGCAGAAGCTGGCCAACGACCTGAAGCGTGGCAAGACCGAGGCCGAGAAGGCCCTCCGCCTGGTCGGCGGACAGGGGCTCACCGGCGGCCTGGTCAGCGCCGAGTCCCCGGTCGCCCGGATCGCCCCCGGCCGCACCGCGGACGGCGACTGGCGGTCCGAGTCGTGCAGCGAGAACGACCCGACCACCGCCGGCTGCGTCACCCCCCGGACCCTGCACATGTACAACGAGGTGCGACGGGCCGGTTTCAAACGGTTCGTCGGCTGCCACCGCTCCGGCGGCCCCTTCGAGCACCCCAAGGGGCGCGCCTGCGACTGGTCGTTGCAGAACAGCGGGTTCAGCTCGTGGCACAACAACGACATGCGCCGGTACGGCAACGACCTGACCGCGTTCCTGGTCCGCAACGCCGACCGGCTCGGCATCTACTACGTGATCTGGAACCGGCAGATCTGGTTCCCGGCGACCGGCTGGAAGTCGTACAGCGGGCCGTCCAACCACACCGACCACGTGCACGTCTCGTTGCTGTAGCCGACGACGGGAAAGGGCCGCCCCGCGATGTGCGGGGCGGCCCTTCGCGTAGGTCGGTCGGCGGCGGGTGTCGTCCGGCGGCGCGGCCGTGCGGGCGGCGAGGGTCAGGCGGCGGCGTGGGCGGCCGGGTCCGCGGCGGGCAGGTCACCGATCCCGGCCACCGTCCGCACCTCACCGGCGGCGAGACGGTACGACATGCCGGCGATCGCGCACCGGCCGGCGGCCACGGCCGCGGCGAGCGCCTCCGACTGCTCCGGCATCGCCTCGACGGTCTGCGCGATATGGACGTCGACGATACCGTCGAGGTCGGTGACACCCTCGGCGTCGGCCCGGCGCAGGCTGGGCACCACGGCGTCCACCACGGCCCCGAGGTGCCCGGGTGGCCGGGTGCCGGTCGCGTCCGCCTGACGGGCCGCCTGGACCGCGCCGCAGGAGTCGTGGCCGAGCACGACCACCAGCGGCGTACCGAGCACGGTGACCGCGTACTCGACGCTGCCGAGCACCTCCGGGCCGAGGGTGTGCCCCGCGGTCCGGACCACGAACAGGTCACCGAGGCCACGATCGAAGATGATCTCGGCGGCGAGGCGGGAGTCGGAGCAGCCGACGATCACGGCGAACGGCTGCTGCCCGTCCGCCACCGCCGCCCGACGTCCGGCGTCCTGGTTGGGGTGGCGCGGCTCACCGGTCACGAACCGCCGGTTGCCGGCGTACAGCTCGGCGAGCGCCTGCTCGGGCCCGGCTGGACCAGCGACGGCGGCAGCCCCGCTCGTAGGGCCGGCGGCTTTCCGATCCGGGCCCGGCTGCGTGCCGGGCGTTCCGGGACGACTCATCCCCTCACCTCGTCCTGGGTGGGCGAACCTGGTGGGACCCGGACCGGCGCTGGACGCGGGCTGTCACCCACCGTCACACGCAGCACAACGCACGTCAAGATATGCGTGATATGTGCTTCATATGTCGTCGGCCCCTTGCAGTCGCCCTGTTGATCACCCCGAGAGCCGCGGGTCGGGCGTGCCACGAACCGGAACGACGGAAATACGATGTCGGGCATGGCGACAACAGGAGCGCAGGGGAGCACCCGGAACTGGACGTTCCTCACCAACCACGGGCACGTGCTGCTCGCCATCGCCCGCAACCCCACGGCCCGGCTGCGGGACGTGGCCGACGAGGTCGGCGTCACCGAGCGGGCCGCGCAGGCGATCGTCGCCGACCTCGAGGCGGGTGGTTACCTCCAACGCACGCGGGTGGGCCGGCGCAACGAGTACACGCTGAACCCCGCCGGCCGCTTCCGGCACCCCGCCGAGGCCGACCGCCAGGTCGGCGCCCTCCTGGCGCTCTTCACCGACGAACCGGCGGACGACGGCGCGACGGGCGGCACCCGCGCCGGCGACGGGCGGCGGTAGTCTCACCGCGTGCGCGAGAGCTTCCGACCGGGCCGGCCCGCTTTCGCCCGCCGGGCCGGGGCACGGGTCCTCCTGAGTGGAGTCGCCCTCCTCCTGCTCGGCACCGTCCTCGTCGCGCCCGCTCCGGCCGTGGCGGCGCCCCGCTGCGGGCCGCCGGGCACGGCGGCGCCCACCGAGACGCCGTGGCCGCTGCGCCGGCTGGAACCGGCGTCGGCCTGGCGCCTCTCGCGGGGTGCCGGGGTCACCGTGGCGGTCATCGACTCCGGGGTCTCCGCCACCCACCCCACCCTGCGGGGCCAGGTGCGCGCGGGGCGCGACTTCAACAGCCTTCCCCAGGAGCAGGGCCAGTGCGACCTGGCCGGGCACGGCACGATCGTGGCGGGCATCATCGCCGGCCGGGAGGGGACCGGAGTCCCGTTCAGTGGCATCGCGCCGCAGGCCCGGATCCTTCCGGTGCGCGTACTGCCGAACACCCGCACCACAGTGGACGAAGGGCTGCCGGGTGAGATCGCGCGGGCGATCCGCTGGGCGGTGGACAACGACGCCGACGTGGTCAACCTGTCGCTGGTCACCCTGGACCGGCCGGACCTCGCCGACGCGGTGCGGTACGCGCTGGACGAGGGCGTCGTGGTGGTCGCGGCGGCCGGCAACCGGCAGGAAAATCAGCAGGACCTGCCCGCGTACCCGGCCGCGTACCCGGGCGTCATCGCGGTCGCCGGTGTGGACGAGCAGGGCGGCCACGTGGGCAGTTCGGTGAGCGGCGAGTACGTCGACATCGCCGCCCCGGGCCTGAACATCGTCGGCCCCGCCCCGGGCGGCGACGGGTACCTCGCCGAACCGCAGGGCGGCACCAGCTTCGCCGCCGCGTACGTGTCCGGTGTGGTGGCTCTGGTGCGCGCCGCGTACCCGGACCTCGACCCGGAGCAGGTGGCCGACCGGCTCGCGCGGACGGCGGACAGCCCGCCCGACGGCCACAACGCCGAGGTCGGGCACGGTGTGGTCAACCCGTACCGGGCGGTGTCCGCCCTGCTCGGGCACCGGAGCGACCCGCCGCCCGACGCGTTGGCCGCTCCGGCCGCGCCCGAGGACCCGCTGGCCTGGCAACGCGACGTGGCGCTCTGGGTTGCCGCCACCGGCGCGCTGGTGGCGGTGCTGCTCCTGGCCGTCAAGCCGATCCTGGATCGGGGCCGTCGGCGCGGCTGGCGACCGGGCCGCCGCCCGGCCGACCCCAGCACGACCACCTGACCGGACGCGCCACCGCCCGCACCCGCTCCCTGGTCCGGGGGCGGTGCGGGCGGTGGCGTGACGTCGGATCAGCGCAGCACGCCGGGCGCGCCGCCGCCGTCCGCGCCCCAGACGTCCTCGTCCTCTTCGAGCCAGGTGTTGCGGGGAACCTCCTCGTCGCCGTACCCCGCCCCGCCGTGGCCACCCATTCCGGCGACGCCGCCGACACCACCACGCGCACCGGCACCCCGGCCGGCGGCGCCCCCGACGCCGGCCGCGCCGGCACCCGGCACTCCCCGGCCGGCACCCCGGCCACCCGCGCCCCGGCCGGCACCGGCCGCACCGCCGCCCATCATCGGCGCCATCCCAGCACCCGCACCGAGCTTGCCGGCCCCGCCGAGCCGGCCGCCGGCACCGCGGCCGCCACCGCGGCCCGCGCCGGCCATACCGCCACCCATCATCGGGGCCATGCCCGGGGTCACCGGGCGGCCCAGCGCACCGCCACCCGGGATCATGCCGCCGCCGGCCAGCCCCGCACCGCCACCGGCACCGCCGCCGGCTCCGAGACCGGTGGTGCCGGGCAGGCCGCCCCCGCCGAGACCGGGCGCGGTGGCGGTGCCGGCACCGGCCAGACCGCTGCCGTAGTCGTCGGCGAGACTGCCGGTGCCCGGCGTGTACCCGCCGCCGGAGCCGTAACCGCCACCGCCGGCCAGGTCGGGGTGGGCGCCGGAGCCGATGCCCGGGGAGCCGGTACCGGGCATACCACCGGCGCCGAGCGAGGGTCCGCCGCCGCCGATGCCGCCCGTGGAGGGCATCCCGCCGGCGCTCGGCGCGCCGCCGAGCCCGCCCGCGCCGCCCGGGCCGGTGCCGAGGTCCGGCGTACGCATGTCCGGCGACGTGTCGACCTGTTGCGGGCTCGATCCCGGCATCCCCTGGTCAACCGCGACGTAGTCGCCGCTGACGTCGCCGTAGACCTTCGCCGCCTCCTCGGACTTGTCGTTGATCCAGTCGTAGAGGCCGGTCAACGGGTCGAGCAGACCCATGAAGTCGGGCTTCACCCGCATCTCGAACAGGCCCGTGTCGATGACGAGCCGCCCGTTGCGCGCCTCCAGGACGTCGTTGACGCAGCTCGCCGGGACCGGGAACGCCGACTGCGCGGCGGTCAGCCGGTCCGCCGCGTTCCGCAGCGACTGGACGATGCCGTCGTGGCCCTCGGCGTCCTGGACGATCTTCTCGGCTCTTGTCGCCATTCCGGTGACCTTTGTCTTGAAGGCCTCGTACGCCTCGCCCTTCCAGACCTCGCCGAGATCCTTGACGTTCTTGTCCAGGCTCTCCTTGACCGCCGTCACGTTCTTCAGCAGCTGCTCCCAGAGCGAGGCGGCGGTGGCCACGTCACCCGGCCGGCCCGCGACCACCACCTGCTGGCACATCTCTTCCCAGCTCGGCACCGCTCCCCCTCCCCGTCAGGCCTTCTGCTTGGAGGCGTCGCTGAAGACGCGCTCCATCTCGGCGGCGGACATCGCGTTGGCCCGCTCGGCCGTCTCGTAGTTCTCCTTGACCTCGCGCAGCGCGTTCGCCGCCTGGTACAGGTCCGCGGCGAGGTTGCGGACGTTCTGCTGGGTGGTGGTGAAGAGCGAGGAGTGCTTCGTCGCCAGGTCCTGCGCCCTCGGGAACGTGCCGAGCGGGCTGGTGTCGGTCGGCATGCCGGCGGTGGCGTTGCCGCCCATCCGGTCCTGGATCTCCACCATCTGGTACGACTGCTTGTGCAGGAAGTCGGCGTGCGACTCCAGCCACCGGATGGCCTCCTCCAGGCTGGTGGCGTCCCACTCCGTCCGCGCACCGGCCTCGTTCGCCCCGGGCATCAGCGCCGTCGGCCGATCCGCCCGGTTGACGTTGTCCATCGTGACGCCGTCGAGGTGCATCGTGGGCACCAACGGTGTGATCGGCACCGGTATCGGATTGTCCAGCCGGATCTCCTCCGGCTGCTGGGCCCGGTCCTCCGTCATCGGTTCCTCCCCCTAGCCGACTGGATGTGACTTACTGCTGGTGCCCACCGGGTGCGGGCGGAGGCGGCGTGGGCGCGCCGGACGCCGCGGGGCCGGACGCGAACCCGGACTGGCCGGTCGGCGGTGGATACGTCTGCCCCGGCACCGATCCCGGCCCGACCGGCTGGCCCGGCGGGAAGCCCGGCTGGCCGCCCTGGCCCGGCGGGAAGCCCGGCTGGCCCGGCGGGAAGCCCGGCTGGCCCGGCGGGAAGCCCGGCGGCACCGGATGGCCGGCGCCGGGCGGCGGGTAGCCCGGTGGCCGGAGACCGGGCGGGCCCACCGGTGGCCGGCGGCGGGAGCGCCGGATCAGCACCACGACGAGAACCACGAGGCCGATCGGCACGGCGAGACAGAACGCGCCGCTGATCCAGGCGCCGGGGCCCTTCTTGAAGGTGATGGCGACGGCCGGTCCGTCGTCCTCGTCGGCCACCGCCGTACGCGTCGGGGCGGCCGAGGCGTCGGCCGGGGACGTCAGCAACGGGTTCGACCGGACGGCCGGCACCGAACGGGTGAGCGCGGCGACCGGGTCGACGGCCCCGAAGCCGTACTGGTCGTCGCGCCCGGGCCCGCCCCCGTCGCGGGCGGTGCGGATCATCAGGTTGATCACGTTGGCCGCGTCGAGATCCGGGTACCGTGCTCGGACCAGAGCCGTCACGCCGGAGACGATCGCGGCGGCGTCGCTGGTGCCGCTCGCGATGCCGTACCCGTTGGGCGACACCGACCGGGGACGCGGAGAGATGATGTCCTCCATCGGCGCGGCCAGCACCGCCTCCGGCCCGTGCACGCTCTCGGCGAACGCGGTGCCGCGCTTGGTCAGGCCGGTCACGGCAATGACGCCGGGGATGTTGGCGGGGCTGTTCACCCGCGTGGCACCCTGCTTCCGGTTGCCGGCGCTGGCCACCACGACCGCGTCCTTGTCGAGGGCGTGGCGCACCGCCTGCACCAGTCGCTCGCGTTCCGGGCCCGCGGTCACCGGGAGCGGACCCTTCTCGCCGGAGGAGACGTTGATCACGTCGGCCCCGTTGTCGGCGGCCCAGCGGATCCCCTCGGCGACGTCGTCCGTGTCGAACGGCCGACCCACCGCGACCGGCAGGATCCTGGCCTCGGGTGCGATGCCGAGGTGCCGCATCTCGCCGCCGCCACGCGACGCGACGAGGCCCGACATGGAGGTGCCGTGCGCCTTCTCCTTGTCGTCGTCGCGGCGGCCGTCGGAGCCGCTGGCGTTCCCGACGCCGGTCCCCTTGAGCACCTGGCCGCGCAACTCGGGGACGGTCGGATCGACGCCGCTGTCGACGACGGCCACCGTCACGCCGCGCCCCTTGGTGATCTGGTGCGCCTGCGCGATCTTGAGCGAGTCCAGATACCACTGGAGCCCGCGGATCGTGTCGGCGGCCCGGGCCGGGGCGGGCGCGACCAGCGAACCGGCCCCGACGGCCAGGGCCACGACGGCGGCGCTCAGCGCCAGCAGTGGCCGGAAACGATTCCCCGTACCCATGACTCCCCCAGGAACACTCGGCTGCGAACACGGCGC
This region includes:
- a CDS encoding carbonic anhydrase, whose protein sequence is MSRPGTPGTQPGPDRKAAGPTSGAAAVAGPAGPEQALAELYAGNRRFVTGEPRHPNQDAGRRAAVADGQQPFAVIVGCSDSRLAAEIIFDRGLGDLFVVRTAGHTLGPEVLGSVEYAVTVLGTPLVVVLGHDSCGAVQAARQADATGTRPPGHLGAVVDAVVPSLRRADAEGVTDLDGIVDVHIAQTVEAMPEQSEALAAAVAAGRCAIAGMSYRLAAGEVRTVAGIGDLPAADPAAHAAA
- a CDS encoding MarR family winged helix-turn-helix transcriptional regulator codes for the protein MSGMATTGAQGSTRNWTFLTNHGHVLLAIARNPTARLRDVADEVGVTERAAQAIVADLEAGGYLQRTRVGRRNEYTLNPAGRFRHPAEADRQVGALLALFTDEPADDGATGGTRAGDGRR
- the mycP gene encoding type VII secretion-associated serine protease mycosin, which codes for MRESFRPGRPAFARRAGARVLLSGVALLLLGTVLVAPAPAVAAPRCGPPGTAAPTETPWPLRRLEPASAWRLSRGAGVTVAVIDSGVSATHPTLRGQVRAGRDFNSLPQEQGQCDLAGHGTIVAGIIAGREGTGVPFSGIAPQARILPVRVLPNTRTTVDEGLPGEIARAIRWAVDNDADVVNLSLVTLDRPDLADAVRYALDEGVVVVAAAGNRQENQQDLPAYPAAYPGVIAVAGVDEQGGHVGSSVSGEYVDIAAPGLNIVGPAPGGDGYLAEPQGGTSFAAAYVSGVVALVRAAYPDLDPEQVADRLARTADSPPDGHNAEVGHGVVNPYRAVSALLGHRSDPPPDALAAPAAPEDPLAWQRDVALWVAATGALVAVLLLAVKPILDRGRRRGWRPGRRPADPSTTT
- a CDS encoding WXG100 family type VII secretion target, whose protein sequence is MPSWEEMCQQVVVAGRPGDVATAASLWEQLLKNVTAVKESLDKNVKDLGEVWKGEAYEAFKTKVTGMATRAEKIVQDAEGHDGIVQSLRNAADRLTAAQSAFPVPASCVNDVLEARNGRLVIDTGLFEMRVKPDFMGLLDPLTGLYDWINDKSEEAAKVYGDVSGDYVAVDQGMPGSSPQQVDTSPDMRTPDLGTGPGGAGGLGGAPSAGGMPSTGGIGGGGPSLGAGGMPGTGSPGIGSGAHPDLAGGGGYGSGGGYTPGTGSLADDYGSGLAGAGTATAPGLGGGGLPGTTGLGAGGGAGGGAGLAGGGMIPGGGALGRPVTPGMAPMMGGGMAGAGRGGGRGAGGRLGGAGKLGAGAGMAPMMGGGAAGAGRGAGGRGAGRGVPGAGAAGVGGAAGRGAGARGGVGGVAGMGGHGGAGYGDEEVPRNTWLEEDEDVWGADGGGAPGVLR
- a CDS encoding S8 family serine peptidase, producing the protein MGTGNRFRPLLALSAAVVALAVGAGSLVAPAPARAADTIRGLQWYLDSLKIAQAHQITKGRGVTVAVVDSGVDPTVPELRGQVLKGTGVGNASGSDGRRDDDKEKAHGTSMSGLVASRGGGEMRHLGIAPEARILPVAVGRPFDTDDVAEGIRWAADNGADVINVSSGEKGPLPVTAGPERERLVQAVRHALDKDAVVVASAGNRKQGATRVNSPANIPGVIAVTGLTKRGTAFAESVHGPEAVLAAPMEDIISPRPRSVSPNGYGIASGTSDAAAIVSGVTALVRARYPDLDAANVINLMIRTARDGGGPGRDDQYGFGAVDPVAALTRSVPAVRSNPLLTSPADASAAPTRTAVADEDDGPAVAITFKKGPGAWISGAFCLAVPIGLVVLVVVLIRRSRRRPPVGPPGLRPPGYPPPGAGHPVPPGFPPGQPGFPPGQPGFPPGQGGQPGFPPGQPVGPGSVPGQTYPPPTGQSGFASGPAASGAPTPPPPAPGGHQQ